The nucleotide window CGGTCTCAAGGTCCTCAACGACTACAGTGCTCTCGTACCTGTTGTCCTTCATGTTCACCTTGGTCAGGGTGTAGGCTACTTTCGAGCCTTCGATCCTCGGGTCGTTCACGTAGGCGAACCGAGAAAAGGTCTTCTCGTTCCATTCGATACCGCTCATAACGCTATCACCGTGTTATGATAAGCGCCGAGGTATATAAGCTTAACCCCGATGAACATCAATGGACATGGGAACCTTTAAAAAGAGCCCGCCGATAACGCTGGAAGGTGAGGGCGATGAAGGAAACAACGGCCGTTGCGGTGATATTCAGCACGGGACTGCTGCTCTCGCTCGCGCTGAGGACGTACTGGGGGGTTGTCTTCGCGGCGATGGGAATTCCCGTTTATCTCGCCTACATAGCGAGGGAGCAGAACATCCTCGCGAAGTCGAGGCTCTACGACAGGGACCTCTTCGTGATGATCGGAATAGCCATAGCGGTCATACTGGGCTTCGACTACTTCTGGGATCCAAGGGCTGGCTTAATAACGCTCGCGATAGTCGTGCCGGTCATAGCGGCTCTCCACGACAGGATGAGACGCTCAAAGGGTGGCCAGAACGTCCAGCACGGCTGAGAGCTTCCCCTCCCTCTTGTAGAGTCTAAGGGCGCTTTTCATAGCCTCTCGAAAGCTCTCGTCGAGGTTGAACCTCTCATAAAGCCTCCTGGATATCGCGTTCTTCCCTATGAAGAGCATTGCCATCGCCGAGGTCAGGTTGTTGGGCTTCCTCCAGTTGGCCTTCTCGAAGTCGATGATGTAAACGCGATCGCCGATTATGATGTGCTTGCCCCCCTGGATCTGGCCGTGATCGAGGTAAAGCCTGTCAAGTAAGGCAGTTTTCTCCGCTATCTGGAAGAGGTGCCTCTTCTCGACCTCGGCGTAAAGGATCGGCTCCCCCTCAGCGAACTCTCGAACGATGTAGCTCAGATTCTCTATCCTGCCCCGTGTGATGAGCGGGGGTGAAACCCCGAAGGGTGCTATGGCCTCGAGTATTCCAGCTTCCCTCGAGAAGTTGTCCCTGGGTGAATCCGGCCTCTGGAGCTTGACGATTACCCTCTTTTCCCCGAGCCTCCCGAGAAAAACGACGCTGGTCGTGCCCTTGGAGTACGGCTGGAGGGCCTCGATTCCAAGCCCCGAAAGCTCCCGGAAGAGGTTATCCCTTATGCGCTCGGGTATCAGGTGGTCGAACATGGCCCTCGATAACCTTAAATACCCCCTCCAATAAAATAGTTTTGGTGATAGCCCATGGTGACGGCTTTTATTTTGATGGTTACGGCCGCTGGAAAGGAAAGGGAGGTTATGGAGAAGCTTCTCGCCATGCCAGAGGTTAAAGAGGCCTACGTTGTTTACGGCGAGTACGACCTCGTTGTTAAGGTCGAGACCGACACGCTCAAGGACCTTGACCAGTTCATAACGGAAAAGATAAGGCGCATGCCGGAAATCCAGATGACCTCGACGATGATAGCGATCTGATTTCGTTCTTCTCTTCTTCCGCGCTCACTTGTTCATCATCAGCCTTATCCTCTCGGCGGCGTCTTTGGCCTTGTCCGAGATGTTGCTGAGCGTTCTCGCGATGTTGAGAATGTAGGTTCCGTCGCCCCACGTCAGCCTGTCCTCGTTTCTGAAGACGAGCCTCATCAGCTCGGTGTCAAGGCCGTCTATGTTCTTCTCAACCCCCTCGATCTCCCTGATGAGCCCGTACTCCCTCTCGATCTCCTTCTCGGCAAAGCCGCTCTCTATGACCCGGTCCATCTGGACTATGGCCTCGTAAACGAGCTTCGCGGCCTTGATGCTCTCCTGCCCCATCCTGAGTATCACGTCCTTGATCTCCTCCGGTATATCCCCCGGTCTCTTCACGAGCAGCCACTTGGCGGTGTCCTCGGCGGCGTCGGCAACCTTGTCCTGCATGTGGAGGTATATGAGCACGTCCTCCCTGGCAACGGCCATCATGAGCCTCGAACTGAGCGAGTCCCTTATCTCCTCCTTTATCCTGTCGGCCACGTCCTCGAGCCGGTCGACCTCAACCGCGAGCCTCTCCATCTCCCCGTAGTTTCCGGCACGCCACGCCTGGAGGGCCCTCTCAAGGGTTTCAACGGTCTCGATGACCACTTCCGCGTGCTTTATGAGGGGTTTGAAGGGGCTCTTCGCGAAGAGCTTCGTCCACACCTGCATACGATCACCCCGCGAGCATCAAAACCTCGAAGATGAGGGCGCTTATAACCGCCGCAACGGGAACGGTCACGAACCACGAAATTACTATGTCACGCACGATGTCCTTGTTTATTGCCTTTACTCCCCTCGCAAGCCCTATCCCTATGACCGCCCCGACGACGGTGTGAGTGGTCGAAATCGGAAGGCCCAGCCAGCTGGCAACGAGAACCACTGTTGCGGCCGAGAAGTCGATCGTAAAGCCGCGAGTGTTCGTCAGCTCCGTTATCCTCTTACCGACTGTCTCCATAACGCGGTAGCCGTAGGTGGCAACCCCAACCGCTATGCCAAGGCCTCCCATGGCCAGAATCCACCTGGGCACTGGAACCTTCATGCCGCTCAGTCCCATCGAAGCCACCGCGTAAACGGCCGCAACTGGCCCTATGGCGTTGGCAACGTCGTTCGCACCGTGAGCCAAAGCCACGTAGCCTGATGTTAAAACCTGAACCCTTTTGAAGACGCTCTCCACGCCGATGAATGGATCGCTGCTCGGGAACCTCACCCGCAGAACCGCGTAGAGGATCAGAAAAACTGCAAAACCGGCTGGAAGGCCGTATTTCACAACCCCGGTCGCGAGGTCCTTCCCGTGGAGGACCTTGAGGTAGAACATCGTGCCGATGACCACGAAGGCCAGCCCGATCCAGAAGGGAGACCAGATACGCGAGTTCCTAACTGGATCCTCTGCCTGAAAGATGCTCCTCGTCAGAGCCTTGAACACGAGGTAGGCCATGACCGCACCGACGATCGGGGAGAGTATCCAGCTGAGCACAACCTGCGTCATCTTGCCCCAGTTGACGATGGAAAGCCCCGCGTAGACGATTCCGTAGCCGACTATACCGCCGATTATCGAATGGGTCGTTGAAACCGGAAGGCCGAACTTGGTCGCGATTATCAGCCATACGGTCGCGGCGAGCAGGGCCGCAACCGAACCGTAGATGAGAACGTTCGGGTCCGTTATCCTGTCCGGGTAGATAATGCCCTTGCGTATCGTCTCCGTAACGCTCTTCCCGAAGAAATAAGCACCGGTGAACTCAAGAACTCCAGCTATCAAAACGGCCTGCTTTGCCGTTATCGCGCCCGCCCCAACGGCGGTGCTCATGGAGTTCGCGGCATCGTTGGCACCAATCGCCCAGGCCATCGCGAAACCGACGACGATCGTGACGAGCAACCATGGATCCATGTCCCCCACCGGGGGAAGCTGAGGAAGAGAAAATAAATACCTTGCCGCAGTAGAATATAGACAGCCATATAGGCTAAATAGCTAACGATAGAAAATATAGATCAGGGCAGAACCTGCGTCCCGGTCTTCCCCTCAAGGGCCTCCACCGCTTTATCGAGCGAGGCTAT belongs to Thermococcus sp. AM4 and includes:
- a CDS encoding serine/threonine protein kinase; its protein translation is MFDHLIPERIRDNLFRELSGLGIEALQPYSKGTTSVVFLGRLGEKRVIVKLQRPDSPRDNFSREAGILEAIAPFGVSPPLITRGRIENLSYIVREFAEGEPILYAEVEKRHLFQIAEKTALLDRLYLDHGQIQGGKHIIIGDRVYIIDFEKANWRKPNNLTSAMAMLFIGKNAISRRLYERFNLDESFREAMKSALRLYKREGKLSAVLDVLATL
- a CDS encoding Lrp/AsnC family transcriptional regulator, encoding MVTAFILMVTAAGKEREVMEKLLAMPEVKEAYVVYGEYDLVVKVETDTLKDLDQFITEKIRRMPEIQMTSTMIAI
- a CDS encoding TIGR00153 family protein; translation: MQVWTKLFAKSPFKPLIKHAEVVIETVETLERALQAWRAGNYGEMERLAVEVDRLEDVADRIKEEIRDSLSSRLMMAVAREDVLIYLHMQDKVADAAEDTAKWLLVKRPGDIPEEIKDVILRMGQESIKAAKLVYEAIVQMDRVIESGFAEKEIEREYGLIREIEGVEKNIDGLDTELMRLVFRNEDRLTWGDGTYILNIARTLSNISDKAKDAAERIRLMMNK
- a CDS encoding inorganic phosphate transporter produces the protein MDPWLLVTIVVGFAMAWAIGANDAANSMSTAVGAGAITAKQAVLIAGVLEFTGAYFFGKSVTETIRKGIIYPDRITDPNVLIYGSVAALLAATVWLIIATKFGLPVSTTHSIIGGIVGYGIVYAGLSIVNWGKMTQVVLSWILSPIVGAVMAYLVFKALTRSIFQAEDPVRNSRIWSPFWIGLAFVVIGTMFYLKVLHGKDLATGVVKYGLPAGFAVFLILYAVLRVRFPSSDPFIGVESVFKRVQVLTSGYVALAHGANDVANAIGPVAAVYAVASMGLSGMKVPVPRWILAMGGLGIAVGVATYGYRVMETVGKRITELTNTRGFTIDFSAATVVLVASWLGLPISTTHTVVGAVIGIGLARGVKAINKDIVRDIVISWFVTVPVAAVISALIFEVLMLAG